The Panicum virgatum strain AP13 chromosome 5K, P.virgatum_v5, whole genome shotgun sequence genome has a window encoding:
- the LOC120706465 gene encoding uncharacterized protein LOC120706465, with translation MGVFGGTPPPTCPSSRHCAEWARTYLKYCLCSQKDSAALALGLISVISWGVAEVPQIITNYRQKSTEGLSIAFLMTWIVGDLFNLVGCFLEPATLPTQFYMALLYTITTVVLTGQTIYYSHIYHHLEAKKSRATSKPQKHQRGDTSLREKLLGAKDGGASRNNHQSDATISILSSPIPVNTKFAEQYHTPSSPTSDYYYMSARSLSRSPVPTAGTWLGNSRQSSRTPPQTNGHREPLIGEITTAQSASPTRTKNALSVVPWLGLLFSMCLLHILVGNTRREVPSGTVIPVGRRLLLFKDDQGYSSLSHGSGSEIGSFLGWAMAIIYMGGRLPQIFLNMQRGHAEGLNPLMFTFALLGNSTYVGSILVNSLEWSKLRPNLPWLVDAGGCVLLDSFIVLQFLYFHYQKQNEHSDEHDNADKA, from the exons ATGGGTGTCTTCGGTGGAACACCTCCTCCAACCTGCCCCTCGTCTCGGCACTGCGCAGAATGGGCCCGAACCTACCTGAAGTACTGCTTGTGCAGCCAGAAGGACAGTGCTGCCCTGGCACTTGGGCTGATCAGTGTCATAAGCTGGGGCGTCGCCGAGGTGCCGCAGATAATAACAAATTACAGACAGAAGTCAACAGAAGGGCTCTCTATCGCTTTTCTAATGACCTGGATAGTTGG GGATTTGTTTAACCTTGTTGGCTGCTTCCTCGAACCTGCTACT CTGCCGACCCAGTTTTACATGGCATTG CTGTATACAATAACTACTGTGGTCCTAACTGGACAGACGATATACTATAGCCACATCTACCACCATCTTGAAGCGAAGAAATCCAGGGCAACCAGCAAG CCTCAGAAGCATCAGCGAGGGGATACTTCATTACGTGAGAAGCTTTTGGGTGCCAAGGATGGTGGGGCATCCAGAAACAACCACCAGTCAGATGCTACAATTTCTATTCTAAGCTCACCTATTCCTGTTAATACGAAATTTGCCGAGCAATACCATACTCCAAGCAGCCCCACCTCAGACTACTACTATAT GTCAGCTAGATCTTTATCAAGGAGTCCAGTGCCAACTGCTGGTACATGGTTGGGCAATAGTCGTCAGTCATCAAGGACGCCTCCACAAACGAATGGCCATAGGGAACCTTTAATTGGTGAGATCACTACAGCACAATCTGCATCACCTACTAGAACGAAAAATGCCCTCTCAGTG GTACCATGGCTGGGTCTTCTGTTCAGCATGTGTCTCTTGCACATTTTAGTTGGAAACACACGTAGGGAAGTGCCAAGTGGAACTGTCATACCAGTGGGAAGAAGGCTTTTACTGTTTAAG gatgatcaaggataTTCATCTCTCAGCCATGGCAGTGGAAGTGAAATTGGAAGCTTTCTTGGTTGGGCAATGGCAATAATCTATATGGGTGGACGACTGCCCCAGATTTTCTTAAAT ATGCAAAGAGGCCATGCTGAG GGGCTCAATCCATTAATGTTTACCTTCGCTTTATTGGGGAATTCGACATACGTAGGAAG TATACTTGTAAATAGCCTGGAATGGTCAAAACTTAGACCAAATCTGCCTTGGCTTGTAGATGCTGGAGGATGTGTTTTACTGGATTCTTTT ATTGTTCTTCAGTTCCTTTATTTTCATTACCAGAAGCAAAATGAGCATTCAGATGAGCACGACAATGCAGATAAAGCTTAG